A stretch of DNA from Arthrobacter globiformis:
TGCCTACCAGCGCGGTCACTGTGAGTCCCATGACCACCAGAATGAGAGGTGCCGCCGAGACCAGCAAGCCGGCGATTCCGCTGGCGGTGAAAAGATAGGGGGCCCGGACTGCGCACACCACCATGAGGACGGCCAGCAGCCCCCAGGATGCGAATGCATAGGAAGAGCGGCCTGTCAGCCTGCCGAACTGGCTTTGCTGTTTCATTACTGCTCCACCAGCGCTTTCTCGACGTCGAAATCGGCTTCGAGGTGACCGAACATCCCGGCGAGGATCCGGTCGGAAGTGATGTTTGTGCCGGTCACCCAGCCGAGGAGTGCCCCGTCGCGGAATACGGCCACGCGGTCACAAAGCCCTATGAGTTCATCAATTTCAGTAGAGAGGTAGATGACGCCTGCCCCGTCCTGGGCAAGCCGGTCAAGCTGGGCGTAGAGTTCCCGCTTGGTGCTGATGTCTACTCCCCGGGCAGGATCATTGAGGGCGACAACCTGCGGGTTCTGGGCCAACTCGCGCCCTATGAGTACTTTTTGCTGGTTGCCGCCGCTGAGTGACGTGATGGGATTGGAAGGCGCTCCCGCCCTTAGTTTCAAAGTGCTGGACATTTCTTTAAAGCGGGAGTTGATGGCGCTCCTGTCAATGACTCCAGCGCGCCTGTGGTGCCGATACAAGGGCATTCCAAAGTTTTCGGAGATGCTCAAATTTGGGAAGATTCCTTCCTTGCGCCGGTCACCTGAGATGTAGGAAACTCTGGCGGCGATTGCTTCGGCCAGATTCCCGATCCGATGTTCCCGGCCGTCCGTGCCAAAGGCGGTTACGTCGCCACCGATGGCCTGCCGGACACCCGTCAGGGTTTGAAGGAACTCTCCCTGCCCCTGCCCGTCCAGTCCTGCAAAGCCAATGATTTCTCCGCTGTGCAGGGTGAAGTCCGATGGCCGCGCTCCGGGCGTTGCCACGAGCCCGGCGGCCTGTAGAACGGCGCCCCTGCCGGTGTCTGGCGAGCTACGACGGCGGTGGGCGTCCGCTGCAAGCCCAGCCTGGGATTTCACGCCTGTCATCAGCTCAATTAGCCGGGTCTCCGTGATCTCCGCACCTCGGAGGATTCCAACGTCGACACCGTCACGAAGAACTGTGGCGCTGTCAGCGAAAGTTGTGAGTTCCGCAATGCGGTGGGTAACTATCACGACGCAAACCCCTTCGGAACGGAGCCGTTCCATTTCTGCGTAAAGCCGGGCAGCTCCTGAAAGGTCTAGCGCGGCGGTGGACTCATCAAAAATCACCACCTTGGGGGAACGCATGAGCGCACGGGCGATGGTGACCCACTGCCGGTCGGCCAGACTCAGCGTTTCGACCGGTGCCGAGGCGTCCACGGGATGCCCCATAAGTGACCCCAGCATCTCAGTGGCGCGTTTGAACTGCTCCTTCCGCGGGACGCTGGAGCGCCATACGCCCTGCGATCCAATGAACACATTGTCGGCGATACTGGCACCTTCAGCGACCAGCACCTCCTGGAACACGGTGGCGACCCCTGTCTTGAGCGCCTGGGCAGGGCTGGTCACATGGTGGCCGTTGATGTCAACGGATCCCTCGTCGGGGAGGACAATTCCGGACATGATCTTCGCCAGCGTGCTCTTACCGCTGCCATTTTCGCCGACTATCGCATGGATCTCTCCAGCGTCCGCAGAGAAGGTCGCACCCCGCAAGGCCCGTGTTTCCCCGAAGGCTTTTTTCACTTGGTGAATCCTGATGGCTGTTGTCTGATTCCCTGTTCCGGGCACTGCCGGCGCTGGGTAGACATTCAGGTCGTCTTTGACCATAACTGTGTCCTTTGGGTCGATCTCCGCTCCAGTGTCATCCCTGTGGACGGGGTGGCCTGGAGATCATCGGATCACTGGGTCTTATTGTCGCAATGCACGTTTGTAATACAAAGTCATCCTGCGACGAGTATAGAAGCGGCTGTGATTGAACGCAATAGTTTTCTGGAAGTCATCCCGGCCGAGGTGGGGCTTCCCGGCCAAGCCGAGGCCAAGTGTCCGACAATACGATCGCCCGTCATTATGGCGTCGGGGTTGCGTTCCGTAGTACCTTTATGCCAACGCATATTCGATCTGGGGAGGGTGTTATGGAGTCGCCATTCGGTCTTCGCCTGCAGCGGGACGACATGTCTCTTCGAAAGCGGGCCGAGAACACTCTCCGCGAGGCCATTCTCTATGGCACGTTCCAGCCTGGCGAAAAGCTCATCGAGCGGGACCTGTGCGACAAGCTGGGCGTCAGCCGAACCCTCCTGAGGGAGGCTCTGCAGCAGCTGCAGGCCGAGGGCCTCATAACGAATGTGGTCCACAAGGGCCCGTCTGTCGCTGTCATAACCGAAGAGGATGCGCGTGAGATATACGAAGCGCGACAGCTCATCGAGGGCCATCTGGCCCATAGCTTCACGCTGAGGGCATCCGAGGAGGAGGTTGAAGAGTTGGCCGGCTCGGTGCGTGCACTTCACGATCCTGGCGTCGAGGCCAATCAAGCGAATGTCCTGCAGGCAAAGAATGGCTTCTACGAGGTTCTTTTTGCCGGGTCCGGAAATCATGTGCTCGCGCAGATGCTCCAGCAGCTAAACAACCGCGTGACCATGCTTCGCAGGATGACGCTCTCATCCCCAGGGCGTTTCAAGCTGACGGTGGCCGAGTTGGATGCAATCGTTGAGGCGGTTCGGCGGCGTGACGCCGACGAAGCGAGCAGGCTTTGCCGTGTGCACGTCCAAAATGCCGGGGACATTGCGTTGGCGAGTTTCTCTGCCGCCGACCATTCAGCAAAAACGGAAGATGAGCTTACTGGCCGCCTGGCTTGAGGCCCGCCAAGCCAGCAAACAGGAATCCGGCGACCGTTCGCTCGCCCTCTAGTGGACACTGCCGGTCCATCAATCACGGCGGAGCTTATTCAGCGTGAAGGCGCACACTATCGAAGATCGGTGCCTCCGGGGTTCCCGACTCAACTGAGCCGTCTCCTTACGGGACTAATCTCTCCAGCGTTACGGAGTCAGGTTTGGTGCGTGCAGCACGGCGTCCAGCAGGCCAGGGAAAAGTGAGTCCAGATCGTCCCGGCGCAATTGGCTGACACGGGATGTGCCGTGGTATTGCTGCCGTATAATGCCCGACTCCCGGAGTACGCGGAAGTGGTGCGTCGAGGTCGATTTGCTGACCGGCAGTCCGAATGCCATGCACGCCATATCCTCATGCCCTCTTTCCAGATCCCGCACGATGCGAAGCCTGATGGGGTCGGAGAGGGCGTGAAGCACGTTTTCGATGCGGATCTCTTCGGTCTTCGGGTGAGTCAGCAGGCGTCCCTTTGTCGCTGATTCTGCCATTTGGGGCATGGCCCTGTCCTTCTCTCATCGCTGCCTATCCTCTAATGTACGATAGTTATCGTAGTTTGACAAGTAGCGTACTACGAGGTTTACCGTATTACTGGCGATGCGAACAACGCCGCCGAACTTCCTCCCACACCCAAGACAAGGAGATTTCCTTTGAGTAGTCTTTTCGCGCCATTGAAGCTGAGGGATCTGGAGATTCTGAACCGGGTCTGGATGGCTCCGATGTGCATGTATTCGGCAGCCGCTGAGGGCCCGGACGTAGGCGTTCCCAACGACTTCCACATGGCCCATTTGGCAACCCGTGCAGCCGGTGGCGCCGGGTTGGTCATGGTCGAGGCAACGGGCGTGCGCCCCGATGGGCGTATCAGCCAATGGGACCTGGGCCTGTGGAACGACCGCCAGCAGGAGTCCTTCGTTCGCGTTGCCGCAGCGATCCGTTCTCATGGTGCGGTTCCGGCCATTCAGCTCGCCCACGCGGGGCGGAAAGCCTCCGTGGACAAGCCCTGGATTTCCGACGGCTACTTGGGCGAGGCGGACGGCGGCTGGCCGGCTGTCGGTCCCAGCCCGGAACCGTTCCAGGGACTATCCCCTCCGGCTGAACTCTCCATTGAAGAGATCAACCAGCTGGTCAACGATTTCGCCGAGTCTGCCAAGCGTGCGGCAAAGGCTGGCTTCGACGTCGTGGAGATCCATGGAGCTCACGGATACCTGATTCACTCCTTCCTGTCGCCTGTCTCCAACCACCGAACAGACGGCTACGGCGGGAGTTTCGAAAACCGGATGCGGTTCGCGCTCGAAGTCGTCGACGCCGTAAGGGGGGTATGGCCCGAGGACCTGCCGGTGTTCTTCCGAACGTCAGCCACCGACTGGCTGTCGGAGAACGACGACGATCCGCGCGAGGGCTGGACCGGCGAGGATACGGTCCGGCTGGCCAAGGAGCTGCAGGCCCACGGCGTGGACTTCCTCGACGTCTCCACCGGTGGCATCGTTCGTGACGCGAAGATTCCCGCCGGTCCCAACTACCAGGTGCCGTTCGCCGCCCAAGCCAGGGACCAGGCCGGCATTCCCACCAGCGCTGTCGGCCTCATTACCGACGCGCATCAGGCCCAGGAGATTCTCAGCGGGGGACAGGCAGACGCCATATTCCTCGGTCGTGAACTCCTGCGCAACCCGTACTGGCCGCAGCATGCCGCCCAGGCACTCGGTCTCGATCTCCAATGGCCGGCGCAGTATGGCTACGCCGTACAGCGCCGCAAGCACTAGGAGCACGACATGAACTATTTGGACGGCAAGATCATCGTCATTACCGGTGCGTCATCGGGCATCGGCGCAGCAACAGCCAGGTCCTTGGCAGAACACGGCGCGAAGCTCGTGCTCGCGGCCCGGAACCAGGATCGACTGGACAGGCTTACGGAGCAAATCCAGTCGGCAGGCGGAATCGCCGCCGCTCGCGTCACCGACGTCACTGACGCCGCTGACATGGAACAGTTGGCTGCCTACGCCATCAAAACTTTCGGTGGCTTGGATATCCTGGTCAACAATGCAGGGCTCATGCTGTTTTCTGCATGGAAGGATCTCGCTGTCGATGACTGGGGACGCATGATCGACACGAACATTCGCGGCTACCTCAATGGCATCCAGGCTGTCCTGCCAAGCATGCTAGAACAAAACTCGGGCTACATCCTGAACATGGCTTCAGTTGCCGGTCATCAAATCGGAGAGTCAGCCGGCGTCTACAGTGCAACGAAGTTCTTCGTTCATGCCATCACGGAGAGCATGCGCAAAGAACTCGGGGTCCATCACGGAATCCGGGCAAGCACCATCAGTCCCGGCGTCATCAACACCGGGTGGGCGGACAAGGTGGACGACCCGGCTGGACGCCAGGCAGCCAAGGAACTCAACTCGCTCGCCATTACTCCAGAGGCGGTGGCTGATGCCGTAGTGTACGCCCTCAATCAGCCAGCCAACACCACTGTAAACGACCTGATTATTTCGCCTACCCGCCAAAACTGGTGATCCCCTCGTTCTGGACGAGATCGTCATCCGTGCCGGTCGCTTCTGACCGGCTCCATTAGGAGATTCATGCCTGTAGTCAACGCATACGCCGCCCCATCCGCCACCGGGGACCTCGTTCCCACGAAGATCAAGCGCCGGGACGTCGGCCCACGCGACGTTCTCATCGAGATTCGATACGCCGGGATCTGCCATTCCGACATCCACACGGTCCGTGGTCACTGGGGTCCGCAGCAATATCCGCTCGCTCCTGGCCACGAGATCGCTGGCATCGTCACACAAGTTGGCGCAGAAGTTACCAGACACTCCGTGGGCGACCGCGTCGGTGTCGGCTGCATGGTCAATTCCTGCCGGGAATGCGTCAACTGCCTGAAGGGCGAGGAACAGTACTGCCTCGCCGGTAACACCGGAACGTACGGTGCGGTGGACCGCGATGGCACTATTACCCAGGGCGGTTACTCAACACATGTTGTGGTTAGCGAAGACTTCGTCGTGCGGATCCCGGATGCCCTGGGTCTCGACGTGGCCGCGCCGCTGCTCTGCGCAGGCATCACGACCTATTCGCCGCTGCGTCACTGGGGCGCCGGCCCGGGTAAGAAGGTTGCCGTCGTCGGTCTCGGTGGACTCGGCCACATGGCCGTGAAGATCGCCCACGCCATGGGCGCCGAGGTCACGGTGCTGTCCCAGTCCCTAAAGAAGCAGGAGGACGGCCTGCGCCTGGGCGCTGACCACTACTTCGCCTCGGGCGATCCTTCCACGTTTGAAACTCTGGCCGGCTCTTTTGATCTCATCATCAACACCGTCAGTGCCTCGATCGACATCAGCGCCTACCTGCAGTTGCTGAGTCTCGACGGGGCGTTGGTGAACGTTGGCGCCCCTGCCGAGACGCTGCCTGTGAATGCGTTCGCGCTGATCACCGGCCGCCGTTCCTTCGCGGGCTCCATGATTGGTGGAATCCGCGAAACCCAGGAAATGCTCGATTTCTGTGCCGAGCACGGTCTGGGCTCCGAGATCGAGGTCATTCCGGCCAGCGCCATCAACGAAGCTTACGAGCGTGTCCTGGCTTCTGACGTTCGTTTCCGATTTGTCATTGATGTGGCCACGCTGTAGTCAGAGGGAGTAATGGCCCGCAAAGGATTCCCGGTGGTCATTAGGGCCAGGAGTTAAGCGCCTGTTTAACCCCTGCATCCGGCCCTACGTCAGTCGGTCCGGCGCTCCTTGCGCCTTCCTCTTCACGACACTGCCCGCAGTCGGGCCGTCGCAGCAACGCCGGATTCCAGGAATGACCTGGACACGATCGGTGAACCTGTCCAGGGGCTGCCACAGTCGACGCCGCAGGGAGAACCTGGTTCAGACAGCCAATAATAAAATCACGCAATGCCCGACCGGGCCGTCCCGGCCGGGCATTGCGCGTACGTTGCCCTATCCGGAGTGGATGTCCTACGGGAGGTAGGTGGCCAGATATTCGATGCTCGACCGTTTCATTTCTTCCAGCAGGGCAGCGTTGCCGTGGTCCGGTGATTCGCGGTAGGCCAGGTCGAAACCTTTGTCGAGCATGCCCACGAAGATCTGGGTCACAACGTCCAGCGGAACCTCCGGGGCGTCTGGCCGGACATCCGTGATGCTCCTGGCCAGGTATGCGGCAAGTTCATTGTCGTGCATTCGGTTTGCGCGGATCATTCGGCCTGTGAACTCGCTGGAGAACCAGATGGCGCGGAAGGCCGGAGTTTCGTTAAAGAATTCGATATGGGCATCAACGCCCGCCTCGGCCCTCTCCTTCCACCCTGGACCACCAAGATCAAAATTGACTTTGTCCAGTCGGTTGTCAAGACCTTGGAGGCAGGACACGAGGATCTCTTCCAGAAGCGCCTCGCGACCGTCGAAGAAGTTGT
This window harbors:
- a CDS encoding sugar ABC transporter ATP-binding protein, whose product is MKKAFGETRALRGATFSADAGEIHAIVGENGSGKSTLAKIMSGIVLPDEGSVDINGHHVTSPAQALKTGVATVFQEVLVAEGASIADNVFIGSQGVWRSSVPRKEQFKRATEMLGSLMGHPVDASAPVETLSLADRQWVTIARALMRSPKVVIFDESTAALDLSGAARLYAEMERLRSEGVCVVIVTHRIAELTTFADSATVLRDGVDVGILRGAEITETRLIELMTGVKSQAGLAADAHRRRSSPDTGRGAVLQAAGLVATPGARPSDFTLHSGEIIGFAGLDGQGQGEFLQTLTGVRQAIGGDVTAFGTDGREHRIGNLAEAIAARVSYISGDRRKEGIFPNLSISENFGMPLYRHHRRAGVIDRSAINSRFKEMSSTLKLRAGAPSNPITSLSGGNQQKVLIGRELAQNPQVVALNDPARGVDISTKRELYAQLDRLAQDGAGVIYLSTEIDELIGLCDRVAVFRDGALLGWVTGTNITSDRILAGMFGHLEADFDVEKALVEQ
- a CDS encoding GntR family transcriptional regulator; the protein is MESPFGLRLQRDDMSLRKRAENTLREAILYGTFQPGEKLIERDLCDKLGVSRTLLREALQQLQAEGLITNVVHKGPSVAVITEEDAREIYEARQLIEGHLAHSFTLRASEEEVEELAGSVRALHDPGVEANQANVLQAKNGFYEVLFAGSGNHVLAQMLQQLNNRVTMLRRMTLSSPGRFKLTVAELDAIVEAVRRRDADEASRLCRVHVQNAGDIALASFSAADHSAKTEDELTGRLA
- a CDS encoding ArsR/SmtB family transcription factor, with amino-acid sequence MPQMAESATKGRLLTHPKTEEIRIENVLHALSDPIRLRIVRDLERGHEDMACMAFGLPVSKSTSTHHFRVLRESGIIRQQYHGTSRVSQLRRDDLDSLFPGLLDAVLHAPNLTP
- a CDS encoding NADH:flavin oxidoreductase/NADH oxidase, which codes for MSSLFAPLKLRDLEILNRVWMAPMCMYSAAAEGPDVGVPNDFHMAHLATRAAGGAGLVMVEATGVRPDGRISQWDLGLWNDRQQESFVRVAAAIRSHGAVPAIQLAHAGRKASVDKPWISDGYLGEADGGWPAVGPSPEPFQGLSPPAELSIEEINQLVNDFAESAKRAAKAGFDVVEIHGAHGYLIHSFLSPVSNHRTDGYGGSFENRMRFALEVVDAVRGVWPEDLPVFFRTSATDWLSENDDDPREGWTGEDTVRLAKELQAHGVDFLDVSTGGIVRDAKIPAGPNYQVPFAAQARDQAGIPTSAVGLITDAHQAQEILSGGQADAIFLGRELLRNPYWPQHAAQALGLDLQWPAQYGYAVQRRKH
- a CDS encoding SDR family oxidoreductase is translated as MNYLDGKIIVITGASSGIGAATARSLAEHGAKLVLAARNQDRLDRLTEQIQSAGGIAAARVTDVTDAADMEQLAAYAIKTFGGLDILVNNAGLMLFSAWKDLAVDDWGRMIDTNIRGYLNGIQAVLPSMLEQNSGYILNMASVAGHQIGESAGVYSATKFFVHAITESMRKELGVHHGIRASTISPGVINTGWADKVDDPAGRQAAKELNSLAITPEAVADAVVYALNQPANTTVNDLIISPTRQNW
- a CDS encoding NAD(P)-dependent alcohol dehydrogenase, whose protein sequence is MPVVNAYAAPSATGDLVPTKIKRRDVGPRDVLIEIRYAGICHSDIHTVRGHWGPQQYPLAPGHEIAGIVTQVGAEVTRHSVGDRVGVGCMVNSCRECVNCLKGEEQYCLAGNTGTYGAVDRDGTITQGGYSTHVVVSEDFVVRIPDALGLDVAAPLLCAGITTYSPLRHWGAGPGKKVAVVGLGGLGHMAVKIAHAMGAEVTVLSQSLKKQEDGLRLGADHYFASGDPSTFETLAGSFDLIINTVSASIDISAYLQLLSLDGALVNVGAPAETLPVNAFALITGRRSFAGSMIGGIRETQEMLDFCAEHGLGSEIEVIPASAINEAYERVLASDVRFRFVIDVATL
- a CDS encoding TetR/AcrR family transcriptional regulator, with translation MGAHREAVQKRSRSKMEKVLAAAIDLLVEGGPEAVTTTTVAARAGVSVGWLYNFFDGREALLEEILVSCLQGLDNRLDKVNFDLGGPGWKERAEAGVDAHIEFFNETPAFRAIWFSSEFTGRMIRANRMHDNELAAYLARSITDVRPDAPEVPLDVVTQIFVGMLDKGFDLAYRESPDHGNAALLEEMKRSSIEYLATYLP